In one window of Lewinella sp. 4G2 DNA:
- a CDS encoding YggS family pyridoxal phosphate-dependent enzyme, with protein sequence MLNVEMYQAVKAEVESANATLVAVTKRQPLEVIQALYDLGQRDFGENRVPELVEKHAALPKDIRWHFIGHLQRNKVKAIAPFIHLIHSGDSARLILEIAKEARKNDRTISVLLQFHIAQEASKYGLSPTQPAAILRELKLDELSGKVNLVGVMGMATYTELDEDIAEEFALLRETFETLKETTSLGEIAAFKEISMGMSGDYQIALQQGSTMVRVGSLLYQ encoded by the coding sequence ATGCTAAATGTCGAAATGTACCAAGCCGTAAAAGCGGAAGTTGAGTCAGCCAACGCCACCTTAGTCGCCGTCACCAAGCGTCAACCACTAGAGGTAATTCAGGCGCTGTACGACCTGGGTCAACGAGACTTCGGAGAGAACCGCGTTCCAGAACTTGTGGAAAAGCACGCTGCCTTACCCAAGGACATCCGCTGGCATTTCATTGGCCACCTGCAGCGGAATAAGGTGAAAGCGATCGCTCCTTTCATCCACCTAATTCATAGTGGAGACAGTGCCCGGCTGATCCTCGAGATTGCCAAGGAGGCGCGGAAAAATGACCGTACCATTTCGGTGCTTTTGCAGTTCCACATTGCACAGGAAGCCTCTAAATACGGACTCTCCCCTACCCAACCTGCGGCAATTTTACGTGAGCTTAAACTTGATGAGCTCTCCGGCAAGGTCAATCTCGTAGGAGTAATGGGTATGGCGACCTACACGGAACTCGATGAGGATATTGCGGAAGAATTTGCGCTACTACGAGAGACCTTTGAAACTCTAAAGGAAACAACTTCCTTAGGCGAAATCGCTGCGTTTAAAGAAATTAGCATGGGAATGTCCGGCGACTACCAGATTGCGTTGCAACAAGGGTCCACGATGGTTCGTGTTGGATCCCTCCTGTACCAATAG
- the xseA gene encoding exodeoxyribonuclease VII large subunit — translation MAAPPIKTYRLGELANFIQRVFALNFQQAVWVSAEIGQANDSRGNCWLTLVEKEEASDAVNASLSAVVWKSSLSSLQRKYGIRIMRDLLQDGTSVRLKVSTSFHQRYGLRLVVEDIDPSHTIGELERRRQLTLERLKAEGLLSKNRGISLSATPFKLAIISSETAAGLADFKAQIAANPYGYQFDLRLFTAAMQGNRTAPEIISRLKQIRQWPETFDAVIIIRGGGGKTDLAAFDDEDLARAVADYNLPVLSGIGHETDMVVLDAVVHTSLKTPTATAVFLIERLVRAESHLVRIGREIGHLTRQLLYREQPKLERLQLMLKHTAKASLQTEGQRLQRAREQLDRLPTIILDREETKLTSLESLLTALRPETTLARGYSMLTQDGKLVTSTAELKAGSVEARFKDGRAQLTVQATGGISE, via the coding sequence ATGGCTGCACCCCCAATCAAGACTTACCGGCTCGGCGAATTGGCCAACTTCATCCAACGTGTCTTCGCGCTGAATTTTCAGCAGGCAGTTTGGGTCAGCGCCGAGATTGGTCAGGCTAATGACAGCCGGGGTAACTGTTGGCTTACCCTGGTGGAGAAAGAAGAAGCTTCCGACGCTGTCAACGCGAGTCTCAGTGCGGTAGTCTGGAAGAGTAGTTTGTCATCCCTCCAACGCAAATACGGCATCCGCATCATGCGGGACCTGTTGCAGGACGGTACTTCCGTGCGCCTAAAGGTGTCCACCAGCTTTCACCAACGCTACGGTCTGCGCCTCGTAGTCGAGGACATCGACCCCAGCCACACCATTGGTGAACTGGAGCGCCGCCGCCAACTGACCCTGGAGAGGCTGAAGGCGGAAGGATTGCTCAGCAAGAATCGGGGGATAAGCCTATCCGCAACGCCCTTTAAATTGGCGATCATCTCCAGCGAAACGGCGGCCGGCCTGGCGGATTTCAAGGCTCAGATCGCCGCCAACCCCTACGGGTACCAGTTTGATCTACGGCTCTTCACGGCCGCCATGCAGGGCAACCGCACGGCACCGGAGATCATTTCACGCCTTAAGCAAATCCGACAGTGGCCGGAAACCTTCGATGCGGTGATTATCATCCGCGGCGGCGGGGGCAAAACTGATTTGGCGGCATTCGACGATGAAGACCTGGCCCGCGCCGTGGCGGACTACAACCTGCCCGTTCTTTCCGGCATCGGACACGAAACCGATATGGTAGTGTTGGACGCCGTCGTCCATACGAGCCTGAAGACGCCGACGGCCACCGCGGTATTTCTCATCGAGCGCTTGGTCCGTGCGGAGTCTCACCTAGTTAGGATTGGTCGAGAGATCGGCCACCTCACCCGGCAGCTACTATACCGCGAGCAACCGAAGTTGGAAAGATTACAACTCATGCTCAAGCACACCGCGAAGGCCAGCCTACAAACGGAAGGGCAGCGGCTACAGCGCGCTCGCGAGCAATTGGATCGACTACCGACGATCATACTCGACCGAGAGGAGACCAAACTCACCAGCCTGGAAAGCCTCCTCACCGCCCTCCGGCCCGAGACCACGCTGGCCCGTGGGTACAGCATGCTTACCCAGGACGGTAAATTGGTCACCTCAACCGCTGAACTTAAAGCGGGCTCCGTAGAGGCAAGATTTAAGGATGGGCGCGCCCAACTTACTGTACAGGCCACTGGCGGAATTAGTGAGTGA
- a CDS encoding glycosyltransferase family 39 protein, with protein MTHSRLLLLFIAGFLVTGNLVIDRWENTLYHGDSCFYYMHVVSAFVHGDVGDYDKTITTLREVNPSSADPREDIYGVRLTEKGRRYIKYTVGVPVLETPFFALGHLYASVSPKYEANGWTRPYVLAVGFSIIAYVTLAFWLLIGLLKRYFDNRTVTIVCVALVAATNLFYHTNYVTMSHGFLFFLHTWLLYATVKFWDKPSLWRASLLGVIVGLIALTRVPEIVAALVPVVWGVSSWETAKKRLDFILKNVKLAIPAIIGFGTVFSLQIAYWYYVSGHFIFNPYQGEGFNFLKPRVWQAFFAFDNGWLIYTPIMAFALVGLFYLRRYAKGWLLPILSFVVLQCWIHYSYYVYNYFPSLGQRPMVETYPYLAFPLAAAFAVLLGSRRWKWVPVTALVLFGALNLFQTWQSREGYIWSERHNQAFYFASFGKLSNSMNGLRAYHTNSLQPNESKLRLIQRVDSTSFENRNELGDLVSDYYARTGDYAYHSPSEFFNLTERLPLSGDMAGDYFRVGLHGYLENKFAYPNRDNLCTLVAEVRDGNDELLFSRRVPISVFVGNEDGNIWNTGQPQVWGEASFYVHLPRTIDPGTYLKTYIHNWPKQEIWLDDYSLEHYRK; from the coding sequence TTGACGCACTCCCGCCTGCTCCTTCTTTTTATCGCCGGTTTCTTGGTTACCGGCAACCTGGTGATCGACCGGTGGGAGAACACCTTGTACCACGGTGATTCTTGTTTCTACTACATGCACGTAGTCAGCGCTTTCGTGCACGGAGACGTCGGTGATTACGATAAGACGATCACAACGCTGCGGGAAGTCAACCCATCAAGTGCAGACCCGCGGGAGGATATCTACGGTGTTCGCCTGACGGAGAAGGGCCGCCGCTACATCAAGTACACCGTTGGCGTGCCGGTACTCGAAACGCCGTTCTTCGCCCTCGGCCACCTGTATGCCAGTGTTTCCCCCAAATACGAGGCCAATGGCTGGACGCGGCCCTACGTACTAGCCGTTGGCTTTTCCATCATCGCCTACGTCACTTTGGCCTTTTGGCTGCTGATCGGTTTATTGAAACGGTACTTCGACAACCGCACGGTGACGATCGTTTGCGTAGCACTGGTCGCCGCGACAAATTTGTTTTACCACACGAACTACGTGACGATGTCACACGGGTTCCTCTTTTTCCTGCACACATGGCTGCTCTACGCAACGGTCAAGTTCTGGGACAAGCCATCGCTCTGGCGTGCCAGCTTACTCGGCGTGATCGTCGGTTTGATTGCGCTGACGCGGGTGCCAGAGATCGTCGCCGCCCTCGTACCCGTGGTATGGGGCGTGAGCAGCTGGGAGACCGCCAAAAAAAGACTGGACTTCATCTTGAAGAATGTGAAGTTGGCCATCCCCGCCATCATTGGATTCGGGACAGTTTTCTCCCTCCAGATTGCCTATTGGTACTACGTAAGCGGACACTTCATTTTCAATCCTTACCAAGGGGAAGGATTCAACTTTTTGAAGCCCAGAGTCTGGCAGGCCTTTTTCGCGTTCGACAATGGCTGGCTGATCTATACGCCAATCATGGCCTTCGCCCTGGTAGGGCTCTTTTACCTGCGCCGGTACGCGAAGGGCTGGTTACTCCCCATCCTCTCCTTCGTCGTGTTACAGTGTTGGATCCACTACAGCTACTACGTATACAACTACTTCCCCAGCCTGGGGCAGCGACCGATGGTAGAGACCTACCCTTACCTGGCCTTCCCGCTGGCGGCAGCCTTTGCGGTTCTGCTGGGTTCCCGACGGTGGAAGTGGGTACCCGTGACTGCTCTCGTCCTGTTTGGTGCCCTCAATCTATTCCAGACCTGGCAATCGCGGGAGGGCTACATTTGGTCGGAACGGCACAACCAGGCATTTTACTTCGCCAGCTTCGGTAAGCTCAGCAACAGTATGAACGGGCTCCGGGCCTATCACACGAATAGCTTGCAGCCAAACGAGAGCAAACTCAGGCTGATTCAGCGTGTGGACAGCACTTCATTTGAAAATAGAAACGAGCTAGGCGATCTAGTGAGTGACTACTACGCCAGGACCGGCGATTACGCCTACCATTCCCCCAGTGAATTTTTTAACCTGACGGAGCGGCTTCCCTTAAGTGGAGATATGGCTGGTGATTACTTTCGAGTGGGCCTCCACGGTTACCTGGAGAATAAGTTTGCCTACCCCAACCGGGACAACCTCTGTACGCTCGTGGCGGAAGTTCGTGATGGTAATGATGAGCTATTATTCTCCCGCCGCGTCCCCATCTCCGTGTTCGTGGGGAACGAGGATGGCAATATTTGGAACACCGGCCAACCGCAAGTTTGGGGGGAAGCTTCCTTCTACGTCCACCTCCCCCGCACCATCGATCCTGGCACCTACCTGAAGACCTACATCCATAATTGGCCGAAGCAAGAGATTTGGCTAGATGACTATTCGTTGGAGCATTACCGGAAATAG
- a CDS encoding ABC transporter ATP-binding protein: protein MKITDLSISFGDEREVLSGFNLEIKPGEIVGLSGPSGSGKSLVAKTITRTLPISASWSAESTSFWTKTDQRLGVTTISQKALKNYRQREVGMIWQDPSLALNPTLTIGQQLEEALTAVAKSSTQNLEIALKAALTEVQLLNDQDRILRSYPHQLSGGQLQRIVIAMAIAGEPQLIVADEPTTALDDENETALLDLLRQLVVTKKSALLLITHDVRLLRRYTQRIVSMPDVTSGEATIAQNHSSRIQLAADAIALSVQDLQFDYAAAHKQGGKSPDQWLLNEINLSIRTGEIVALIGKSGVGKSTLAKLLMGELQPTHGVINVFDGRTSLISQSPGLSLNPRHSVEFAIQEVLRSNRNRWAEHQPDSAALLCQVDLDPSLVARSLPHQLSGGQRQRVAICLALATKPTVLIADETVSALDSAVKADILQLYHRLARENKMALLMITHDVEMAHQFADRVLLLQHGRLDISDPLD from the coding sequence TTGAAAATAACCGATCTGTCGATCTCCTTTGGGGATGAGAGGGAGGTACTATCTGGCTTCAACCTGGAGATCAAACCCGGAGAAATAGTGGGGCTTTCCGGTCCGAGCGGTAGCGGAAAATCACTCGTGGCAAAGACAATCACGCGAACCTTGCCAATTTCGGCTAGCTGGAGCGCTGAGTCGACGTCGTTCTGGACCAAAACAGATCAGAGGTTAGGCGTGACAACCATCAGCCAGAAGGCGCTCAAAAATTATCGCCAGCGTGAAGTTGGAATGATCTGGCAGGACCCAAGCCTGGCACTGAACCCCACCTTGACGATCGGCCAGCAACTTGAGGAAGCACTCACTGCCGTGGCAAAAAGCAGTACGCAGAATTTAGAGATTGCCTTAAAAGCAGCGCTAACGGAAGTACAGTTGCTGAACGACCAGGATCGAATACTGAGGTCGTACCCCCACCAGTTGAGTGGTGGCCAGCTACAACGAATCGTCATCGCCATGGCCATCGCCGGCGAGCCCCAACTGATCGTAGCGGACGAACCAACCACCGCACTGGATGACGAAAATGAAACGGCGCTTCTCGATCTGTTACGCCAATTGGTTGTCACTAAAAAATCTGCGCTTCTGCTAATTACGCACGACGTGAGGCTGCTTCGTCGGTATACGCAACGCATTGTTTCGATGCCCGACGTGACAAGTGGTGAGGCGACCATAGCTCAAAACCATTCGTCAAGGATACAATTGGCTGCTGACGCAATTGCGCTTAGCGTCCAGGATCTACAATTTGACTATGCCGCAGCTCATAAGCAAGGAGGGAAGTCACCAGATCAATGGTTACTCAACGAAATCAATCTATCAATAAGGACGGGTGAAATTGTCGCCCTGATCGGTAAAAGCGGGGTAGGGAAGTCAACCTTAGCAAAATTACTGATGGGTGAATTACAGCCCACGCACGGTGTGATCAATGTTTTTGATGGTAGAACAAGCCTGATCAGTCAATCCCCTGGCTTGAGTTTGAATCCTCGCCACTCGGTTGAGTTTGCCATTCAGGAAGTACTCAGATCCAATCGAAATCGCTGGGCAGAACACCAACCCGACTCTGCCGCCCTTTTATGCCAAGTGGACCTAGACCCTAGCCTTGTAGCAAGGTCCCTTCCTCATCAATTGAGTGGCGGGCAGCGACAACGGGTAGCAATTTGTCTTGCTTTAGCCACCAAGCCAACGGTCTTGATCGCGGATGAAACGGTATCTGCGCTGGACTCAGCTGTGAAAGCGGACATCTTACAACTGTACCACCGCCTGGCCCGAGAAAACAAAATGGCGCTACTGATGATCACCCACGATGTGGAGATGGCGCATCAGTTTGCGGATCGGGTGCTCCTGTTGCAGCACGGTCGTTTAGATATTAGTGACCCACTAGATTAA
- a CDS encoding type I restriction enzyme HsdR N-terminal domain-containing protein produces the protein MATDPKQPIFLDLKLTRFAPQLNVKEEGNNRLVFGMIRKKWYVLQPEEFVRQLLLHFLIGDMKYNRNRITVERGITINDGARRTDILVFDRDMRPFLLIECKAPGVKLSTDTFRQAANYNGALQVPYLMISNGRKNVIAEIDYAAKDYAFLDRVPEWI, from the coding sequence ATGGCTACCGACCCCAAACAACCGATCTTTCTGGACCTGAAACTGACCCGCTTCGCCCCCCAGCTTAACGTCAAGGAGGAAGGCAATAACCGCCTGGTGTTTGGCATGATCCGTAAGAAATGGTACGTCCTGCAACCCGAGGAATTCGTGCGCCAACTGCTATTGCATTTCCTCATTGGCGATATGAAATACAACCGTAACCGCATCACCGTGGAACGGGGAATCACCATCAACGACGGCGCCCGCCGTACCGACATCCTGGTTTTTGATCGCGATATGCGCCCCTTTTTACTCATCGAATGCAAGGCGCCCGGGGTGAAATTATCCACGGACACTTTCCGGCAGGCGGCCAATTACAATGGCGCGCTCCAAGTGCCCTACCTCATGATCTCCAACGGCAGAAAAAACGTGATCGCCGAGATCGATTACGCAGCCAAAGACTACGCTTTTCTGGATCGCGTACCGGAGTGGATCTAG
- a CDS encoding ACP phosphodiesterase encodes MAALPPGIRRGVEMHRAIDLLTDQHPQVKALNALIAKRHGRYASVLTDIGFDHFLFLHWQDFGPEPFATFCTTTYHRILRQRPLMPEKAARFATGMVEGKWLRMYGTVAGMNDVFRRLKKRLSQPELLDGVDTLLVDHHAEFNQAFISLFPDLQTLADGYRPQTTDLSGPETDPLRPPA; translated from the coding sequence GTGGCTGCCTTACCGCCGGGCATCAGAAGAGGGGTGGAGATGCACCGCGCCATTGATTTGCTAACCGATCAACATCCACAAGTCAAAGCGCTTAATGCACTGATTGCCAAGCGACACGGGCGCTACGCTTCCGTACTTACCGATATTGGCTTTGACCACTTCCTATTCCTTCACTGGCAGGACTTTGGCCCGGAGCCTTTTGCAACCTTTTGCACGACCACTTACCATCGCATCCTGCGGCAGCGCCCGCTGATGCCAGAGAAGGCGGCTCGATTTGCCACTGGCATGGTCGAAGGCAAATGGCTGCGGATGTACGGCACGGTCGCCGGCATGAATGACGTCTTCAGGCGCCTGAAAAAGCGACTGAGTCAGCCGGAATTACTCGACGGCGTTGACACCTTGCTCGTGGATCACCACGCCGAATTCAACCAGGCCTTCATCAGCTTGTTTCCCGATCTGCAAACCCTCGCCGATGGCTACCGACCCCAAACAACCGATCTTTCTGGACCTGAAACTGACCCGCTTCGCCCCCCAGCTTAA
- the ppk1 gene encoding polyphosphate kinase 1, with protein sequence MAKELIKRDISWLHFNARVLQEAADHRVPLYERIKFLAIYTSNLDEFYRVRVASLRQFKKIPKEQRRELFDFKPKKELKTIRKMVNEQQEEFGRIFNDEILPELREEQIDLIHSNEMTPEQAAFASAYFDKNIKPHLELHWLPSNDEDAQLPFIKDGQLCLAVEINSEAAQSAGDVALVPLPTKECPRLIVLPDDETQPEVFHVIFLDSIIRANLSRWMGQPVNFGYSFKLSRDAELYIDNEFDGELHRKIESRLQHREDGLPTRFLYDAAMPTWMRRRLKKALNLSKYDMIPGARYHNFNDFFGFPRPEGRDDLTYTPLPPLPAAQFENVGSIMEVIRAKDVLLSFPYQQYHYVPDLIREAADDPSVRTISITLYRVAGKSSIVENLLYALEKGKKVEAFVEAKARFDEASNLYWGKALEAAGASVRYSYPAVKVHTKLLHILAKEEESGEYIHYTYIGTGNFNEKTAKLYTDHALLTCRPALGEDVLRVFQLLKGKLILPNCKHLLVAPFNMHSTFTELIDHEIERAQNGQHGYLFLKMNSLEEAGIIAKIRAAAAAGVEVKMIVRGICRLEPEPGENIQIISIIDRFLEHARIFIFGGQERERIFMGSADWMDRNLHRRVEVVTPIQDPLVRLELRRIMDLQWRDNQKARIISTDRLNQYRSVGPDEPTFRAQTDIYAYFQRKFEAKQSTT encoded by the coding sequence TTGGCTAAAGAACTCATCAAACGCGATATATCCTGGCTGCACTTCAACGCGCGTGTCCTACAGGAGGCCGCTGACCACCGGGTGCCGCTCTACGAACGGATCAAATTCCTGGCGATCTATACCTCTAACCTGGATGAGTTCTACCGAGTCCGCGTAGCTAGTTTGCGGCAGTTCAAGAAGATCCCTAAAGAGCAACGGCGGGAACTCTTCGACTTCAAGCCGAAGAAGGAATTGAAGACCATCCGCAAAATGGTCAACGAGCAACAGGAGGAATTTGGCCGCATCTTCAACGATGAAATTTTGCCGGAACTCCGTGAAGAGCAGATCGACCTCATCCACAGCAACGAGATGACGCCCGAGCAGGCCGCCTTCGCCTCTGCCTACTTCGATAAGAATATTAAACCGCACCTCGAACTGCACTGGCTTCCCTCCAACGATGAAGACGCGCAGTTGCCTTTCATTAAAGATGGCCAATTGTGCCTGGCCGTGGAGATCAATTCGGAAGCCGCCCAGTCGGCCGGGGACGTGGCACTCGTTCCGCTCCCCACCAAAGAGTGCCCCCGCCTCATCGTGTTGCCCGATGATGAGACCCAGCCGGAAGTATTCCACGTCATTTTTCTGGACAGCATCATCCGCGCTAACCTATCCCGTTGGATGGGGCAGCCCGTCAACTTTGGCTATAGCTTTAAGCTTAGTCGGGACGCAGAACTGTACATCGACAATGAATTCGACGGGGAGCTGCACCGCAAGATTGAAAGCCGGCTCCAGCACCGCGAGGATGGATTACCTACTCGCTTTCTCTACGACGCAGCCATGCCCACCTGGATGCGTCGGCGGCTGAAAAAAGCACTTAATCTATCCAAATACGATATGATTCCGGGTGCTCGCTACCACAACTTTAACGACTTCTTCGGCTTCCCCCGCCCGGAAGGTCGGGATGATTTGACCTATACGCCACTCCCGCCATTGCCCGCTGCACAATTCGAAAACGTGGGGAGCATCATGGAGGTTATCCGTGCAAAAGACGTCCTGCTCAGCTTCCCTTACCAGCAGTACCATTACGTACCCGATCTAATCAGGGAGGCCGCGGACGACCCGTCCGTGCGCACCATCAGTATCACCCTTTACCGGGTCGCGGGGAAATCCAGCATCGTGGAGAACCTGCTTTACGCGCTGGAAAAGGGTAAGAAGGTAGAGGCATTTGTTGAAGCGAAGGCCCGGTTCGACGAGGCGAGTAATTTGTACTGGGGCAAGGCCCTCGAGGCTGCCGGTGCGTCTGTTCGCTACAGTTACCCGGCCGTCAAGGTGCACACGAAGTTGCTGCACATTTTGGCGAAAGAAGAGGAGTCCGGCGAGTACATCCACTACACCTACATCGGGACGGGCAATTTCAACGAGAAAACAGCCAAGTTGTATACGGACCACGCCTTACTGACCTGTAGGCCGGCGCTTGGGGAGGACGTTCTCCGCGTCTTTCAACTGCTGAAAGGGAAGCTGATCTTGCCCAACTGCAAACACCTTTTGGTGGCGCCATTCAACATGCACTCCACCTTTACTGAGTTGATCGACCACGAAATTGAACGGGCGCAGAATGGCCAGCACGGCTACTTATTCCTTAAAATGAATAGCCTAGAGGAAGCCGGTATCATTGCCAAAATTCGCGCCGCCGCCGCCGCCGGGGTGGAAGTGAAAATGATCGTCCGCGGCATCTGCCGCCTGGAGCCAGAGCCGGGCGAGAACATTCAGATCATCTCTATCATCGACCGCTTTTTGGAGCACGCCCGCATCTTCATCTTTGGTGGCCAGGAGCGCGAACGCATCTTCATGGGTTCGGCCGACTGGATGGACCGCAACCTCCACCGCCGCGTCGAGGTCGTCACGCCGATTCAGGATCCACTGGTGCGTTTGGAGTTACGGCGCATCATGGATCTGCAGTGGCGAGACAACCAAAAGGCCCGCATCATCTCCACCGACCGCCTCAACCAGTACCGTTCCGTTGGCCCAGATGAACCTACCTTCCGGGCCCAGACGGATATTTACGCCTACTTTCAGCGCAAATTTGAAGCCAAGCAATCAACTACCTAG
- a CDS encoding bifunctional alpha,alpha-trehalose-phosphate synthase (UDP-forming)/trehalose-phosphatase → MSRLVIISNRLPVTINRSAGELHYHPSAGGLATGLNSLDESYNKIWIGWPGVDITDDWERETVKTDLAKKNLAPVFLTPQEIDLYYEGFSNKTIWPHFHYFTEYTAYNDDMWDAYQEVNYKFFQETEKHLRDGDMVWVHDYQLMLLPQMIRDKFPNISIGFFLHIPFPSYEVFRILPWRKQILDGILGADQIGFHTFGYMRHFLSAAYRLSGHEHQFGRLSINEREINVDVFPMGINYEKYAHPDVNAESDKGSGEIRRLHASRKIVLSVDRLDYTKGIPQRVRAFGQFIRNNPSYVGQVNLIMIVVPSRANVDQYQSLKHEVDVLVSQINSEYGTFDWMPIHYYYRSLNFASLTTLYKEADIALITPLRDGMNLVAKEYIAAKEDTKDGVLILSEMAGAVHELNDGAITVNPQSNKDIEDALLEALEMPAEEKAARMTNMQEKLKRYDVKHWAATFIKEQKKLKDNNRMGSTTHLSGDTLTQVQDSYTKAGSRLLFIDYDGTLMGFNEDPQAVSPDDEVISLLSGLAADPKNNVVINSGRDKGTLEKWLGHLDVEMAAEHGVWMKEDNKWHLNPNVVDGWMPKVRDLLENLVARTPGSFIEEKDYSLAWHYRSIDRDLGHKRVREFRDMLAYLIQNQDLQVLEGNKVVEIKNAGVNKGKATSHFVHKDEYDFVLGIGDDATDEDIFKALPESGISIKVGADRTEAKYSVSGVNEVRKMFRSLIE, encoded by the coding sequence ATGTCTCGACTAGTTATTATTTCTAACCGTTTACCAGTTACCATTAACCGAAGCGCCGGCGAATTACACTACCACCCCAGCGCGGGTGGGCTAGCAACGGGCCTTAATAGCCTCGACGAGAGTTACAACAAGATCTGGATCGGCTGGCCGGGGGTCGACATCACTGACGATTGGGAGCGGGAAACCGTTAAAACCGACCTCGCCAAGAAGAACCTGGCCCCGGTTTTCCTTACGCCGCAGGAGATCGACCTCTACTACGAGGGTTTCAGTAACAAAACGATCTGGCCCCACTTCCATTACTTCACGGAGTACACGGCCTACAACGATGATATGTGGGACGCCTACCAGGAAGTCAACTACAAATTCTTTCAGGAAACGGAGAAACACCTGCGGGACGGTGACATGGTCTGGGTCCACGATTACCAGCTCATGCTGTTGCCACAAATGATTCGGGATAAGTTCCCCAACATCAGCATCGGCTTCTTCCTGCACATCCCCTTTCCCAGCTACGAGGTATTCCGGATCCTCCCCTGGCGCAAGCAGATCCTCGACGGTATCCTTGGAGCCGACCAGATTGGCTTCCACACCTTTGGCTACATGCGCCATTTCTTGTCGGCAGCCTACCGGCTCTCGGGGCACGAACATCAGTTTGGCCGCCTGAGCATCAACGAGCGGGAGATCAACGTGGACGTATTCCCAATGGGCATTAACTACGAGAAGTACGCCCACCCGGACGTCAACGCCGAAAGCGATAAAGGGAGTGGAGAGATCCGCCGGCTGCACGCGAGCCGCAAGATCGTGCTCAGCGTTGACCGGCTGGATTACACAAAGGGCATCCCTCAGCGGGTGCGGGCATTCGGGCAGTTCATCCGGAATAACCCCAGCTACGTAGGGCAGGTAAATTTGATTATGATCGTAGTCCCCAGCCGGGCCAATGTAGATCAGTACCAGAGTTTGAAGCACGAGGTCGACGTATTGGTCAGCCAGATCAACAGCGAGTACGGCACGTTTGACTGGATGCCGATACACTACTACTACCGGTCGCTCAATTTTGCCTCACTGACGACTCTATATAAGGAAGCGGATATCGCACTCATCACCCCCCTGCGGGACGGCATGAACCTCGTAGCCAAAGAATACATCGCGGCTAAGGAAGATACCAAAGACGGAGTCCTCATCCTCAGCGAAATGGCGGGGGCGGTGCACGAATTGAACGACGGTGCCATCACCGTCAATCCCCAGAGTAATAAGGACATCGAAGACGCGCTGCTGGAAGCACTAGAAATGCCCGCCGAAGAAAAGGCGGCCCGCATGACCAATATGCAGGAAAAACTGAAGCGCTACGACGTCAAGCATTGGGCGGCCACCTTCATCAAAGAACAGAAAAAACTTAAAGACAACAACAGAATGGGAAGTACCACGCATCTCAGTGGAGACACCCTGACCCAGGTTCAGGATAGCTACACCAAGGCAGGCAGCCGCTTGCTCTTCATTGATTACGATGGTACCCTCATGGGCTTCAACGAAGACCCACAGGCGGTCTCCCCAGATGATGAAGTGATCAGCCTCCTCTCCGGTCTCGCCGCCGACCCCAAGAACAACGTCGTCATCAACAGCGGCCGCGATAAGGGCACCCTCGAAAAATGGCTCGGCCACCTCGACGTCGAGATGGCCGCCGAACACGGCGTGTGGATGAAGGAGGACAACAAGTGGCACCTCAACCCTAACGTAGTCGACGGCTGGATGCCGAAGGTGCGCGACCTACTCGAGAACCTCGTGGCCCGAACGCCCGGCTCCTTCATCGAAGAGAAAGATTACAGCCTCGCCTGGCACTACCGCAGCATCGACCGGGATCTGGGCCATAAGCGCGTCCGCGAGTTTCGCGATATGCTCGCCTACCTCATTCAGAACCAGGATCTCCAGGTCCTGGAAGGCAACAAGGTGGTCGAGATCAAGAACGCCGGCGTCAACAAGGGCAAGGCTACCAGCCATTTCGTGCACAAAGACGAGTACGACTTCGTACTTGGCATCGGAGATGACGCAACCGACGAGGACATTTTCAAAGCCCTTCCCGAGAGTGGCATCAGCATCAAAGTAGGTGCGGACCGTACGGAGGCGAAGTACAGCGTTTCGGGCGTGAATGAGGTGCGGAAGATGTTTCGGTCGTTGATTGAATAG